The nucleotide window GAAACCGAAGCTGGAAACTGCAAGCTTCTCTTTTGCCAAAACGGCTGTCTGCTGACTTTGAAATTGTTGTATCTTCCGGGCAAATAAGTTGGATTGATGGAAGAATTATAGAAATATCCTGCATCGGAGACGGCATCTTCTGAAACCGCCATCATTCTCGGCATTCTGAGTCCGACAACTTTCGTATCGAATAATCTTTCTAACGCCTGCTTCGACTCTGCTAGATGTTTTTCTTCAAATTCCGAGTGAAACCAAGTGTGTGAAGCCAGTTCGTGACCTTCCTCCAATAGTTGCCTCACCAAATCCTGATTATTCTGAGCAAAAATTACCGTGGAAAAAAAAGTAGCTTTGACTTGATTTTGATTTAAAATCCTGAGAATATTCTGCAGACCTTTTCTGGAAACCGCCAACTGCTCATCCAAAGGAATCTCTCCCTTGTACTCCAAAGGCATATCAAATTCTTCGATGTCAAAACTTAATAAAATCATTTTAGAAATTTTTATTTTTGATGATATAATTTGGCCTTTGCTTCACTTCTTTGAAGATTTTCCCCAAGTAAATCCCGATAATTCCTA belongs to Chryseobacterium sp. KACC 21268 and includes:
- a CDS encoding polysaccharide deacetylase family protein, translating into MILLSFDIEEFDMPLEYKGEIPLDEQLAVSRKGLQNILRILNQNQVKATFFSTVIFAQNNQDLVRQLLEEGHELASHTWFHSEFEEKHLAESKQALERLFDTKVVGLRMPRMMAVSEDAVSDAGYFYNSSINPTYLPGRYNNFKVSRQPFWQKRSLQFPASVSTIFRIPLFWLSFHNFPLSVYKLLSRLSINSTGFLNIYFHPWEFADISNPKYKLPAFTFKNTNEAMVNRFDNFIRWAKKNNYQFSTTREFLEDWTQKNKN